A genomic window from Solanum stenotomum isolate F172 unplaced genomic scaffold, ASM1918654v1 scaffold37307, whole genome shotgun sequence includes:
- the LOC125852591 gene encoding adenosylhomocysteinase isoform X2, with translation MALLVEKTTSGREYKVKDMSQADFGRLEIELAEVEMPGLMASRTEFGPSQPFKGAKITGSLHMTIQTAVLIETLTALGAEVRWCSCNIFSTQDHAAAAIARDSAAVFAWKGETLQEYWWCTERALDWGPGGGPDLIVDDGGDATLLIHEGVKAEEEFAKNGTIPDPTSTDNVEFQLVLTIIKESLKTDPLRYTKMKERLVGVSEETTTGVKRLYQMQANGTLLFPAINVNDSVTKSKFDNLYGCRHSLPDGLMRATDVMIAGKVALVAGYGDVGKGCAAAMKQAGARVIVTEIDPICALQATMEGLQVLPLEDVVSEVDIFVTTTGNKDIIMVDHMRKMKNNAIVCNIGHFDNEIDMHGLETFPGVKRITIKPQTDRWVFPDTNSGIIVLAEGRLMNLGCATGHPSFVMSCSFTNQVIAQLELWNERSSGKYEKKVYVLPKHLDEKVAALHLGKLGAKLTKLTKDQADYISVPVEGPYKPAHYRY, from the exons ATGGCTCTACTCGTTGAGAAGACCAC CTCTGGCCGCGAGTACAAGGTGAAGGACATGTCCCAGGCTGACTTCGGTAGGCTCGAAATCGAGCTTGCCGAAGTTGAAATGCCTGGTCTCATGGCTTCCCGTACTGAATTTGGCCCTTCACAGCCCTTTAAAGGTGCAAAGATCACTGGATCTCTGCATATGACTATCCAAACTGCTGTCCTTATTGAAACCCTTACTGCTTTGGGTGCTGAAGTTAGATGGTGTTCTTGCAACATCTTCTCAACTCAGGATCATGCTGCAGCAGCCATTGCACGTGATAGTGCTGCTGTTTTTGCCTGGAAAGGTGAGACTTTGCAGGAGTACTGGTGGTGTACTGAGAGGGCACTTGATTGGGGTCCAGGTGGTGGTCCTGATCTGATTGTTGATGATGGAGGTGATGCTACTCTCTTGATTCATGAGGGTGTTAAGGCTGAAGAGGAGTTTGCTAAGAATGGAACAATCCCAGATCCTACTTCTACTGATAATGTTGAGTTTCAACTTGTGCTTACTATTATTAAGGAGAGTTTAAAGACTGATCCTTTAAGGTACACTAAGATGAAGGAGAGACTTGTTGGTGTTTCTGAGGAAACTACCACTGGTGTTAAGAGGCTTTACCAAATGCAGGCTAATGGAACTTTGCTTTTCCCTGCTATTAATGTTAATGACTCTGTTACCAAGAGCAAG TTTGACAACTTGTATGGATGCCGCCACTCACTTCCCGATGGTCTCATGAGGGCTACTGATGTTATGATTGCTGGAAAGGTTGCCCTTGTTGCCGGTTATGGAGATGTCGGCAAGGGATGTGCTGCTGCCATGAAACAAGCAGGTGCCCGTGTTATTGTGACTGAGATTGATCCTATCTGTGCTCTCCAGGCTACCATGGAAGGTCTCCAGGTTCTTCCTCTTGAGGATGTTGTTTCTGAGGTTGATATCTTTGTGACCACAACCGGTAACAAGGACATCATCATGGTTGACCAcatgaggaagatgaagaacaATGCCATCGTCTGCAACATTGGTCACTTTGACAATGAAATTGACATGCATGGTCTTGAGACCTTCCCTGGTGTGAAGAGGATCACAATCAAGCCTCAAACCGACAGATGGGTTTTCCCAGACACCAACAGTGGCATCATTGTCTTGGCCGAGGGTCGTCTCATGAACTTGGGATGTGCCACAGGACACCCCAGTTTTGTGATGTCCTGCTCTTTCACTAACCAAGTCATTGCCCAACTCGAGTTGTGGAATGAAAGGAGCAGTGGCAAATACGAGAAGAAGGTGTATGTTTTGCCAAAGCACCTCGACGAGAAGGTTGCTGCCCTTCATCTTGGAAAGCTTGGAGCCAAGCTCACCAAACTTACCAAGGATCAAGCCGACTACATTAGCGTACCAGTTGAGGGTCCTTACAAGCCTGCTCACTACAGGTACTGA
- the LOC125852591 gene encoding adenosylhomocysteinase isoform X7: MALLVEKTTSGREYKVKDMSQADFGRLEIELAEVEMPGLMASRTEFGPSQPFKGAKITGSLHMTIQTAVLIETLTALGAEVRWCSCNIFSTQDHAAAAIARDSAAVFAWKGETLQEYWWCTERALDWGPGGGPDLIVDDGGDATLLIHEGVKAEEEFAKNGTIPDPTSTDNVEFQLVLTIIKESLKTDPLRYTKMKERLVGVSEETTTGVKRLYQMQANGTLLFPAINVNDSVTKSKFDNLYGCRHSLPDGLMRATDVMIAGKVALVAGYGDVGKGCAAAMKQAGARVIVTEIDPICALQATMEGLQVLPLEDVVSEVDIFVTTTGNKDIIMVDHMRKMKNNAIVCNIGHFDNEIDMHGLETFPGVKRITIKPQTDRWVFPDTNSGIIVLAEGRLMNLGCATGHPSFVMSCSFTNQVIAQLELWNERTSGKYEKKVYVLPKHLDEKVAALHLGKLGAKLTKLTKDQADYISVPVEGPYKPAHYRY, translated from the exons ATGGCTCTACTCGTTGAGAAGACCACCTCTGGCCGCGAGTACAAGGTGAAGGACATGTCCCAGGCAGACTTCGGCAGGCTCGAAATCGAGCTTGCCGAGGTTGAAATGCCTGGTCTCATGGCTTCCCGTACTGAATTCGGCCCTTCACAGCCCTTTAAAGGTGCAAAGATCACTGGATCTCTGCATATGACTATCCAAACTGCTGTCCTTATTGAAACCCTAACTGCTTTGGGTGCTGAAGTTAGATGGTGTTCTTGCAACATCTTCTCAACTCAGGACCATGCTGCAGCAGCCATTGCACGTGATAGTGCTGCTGTTTTTGCCTGGAAAGGTGAGACTTTGCAGGAGTACTGGTGGTGTACTGAGAGGGCACTTGATTGGGGTCCAGGTGGTGGTCCTGATCTGATTGTTGATGATGGAGGTGATGCTACTCTCTTGATTCATGAGGGTGTTAAGGCAGAGGAGGAGTTTGCTAAGAATGGGACAATCCCAGATCCTACTTCTACTGACAATGTTGAGTTTCAACTTGTGCTTACTATTATTAAGGAGAGCTTAAAGACTGATCCTTTAAGGTACACTAAGATGAAGGAGAGACTTGTTGGTGTTTCTGAGGAAACTACCACTGGTGTTAAGAGGCTTTACCAAATGCAGGCTAATGGAACTTTGCTATTCCCTGCTATCAATGTTAATGACTCTGTTACCAAGAGCAAG TTTGACAACTTGTATGGATGCCGCCACTCACTGCCTGATGGTCTCATGAGGGCTACTGATGTTATGATTGCTGGAAAGGTTGCTCTTGTTGCTGGTTATGGAGATGTTGGCAAGGGATGTGCTGCTGCCATGAAACAAGCTGGTGCCCGTGTGATTGTGACTGAGATTGACCCAATCTGTGCTCTTCAGGCTACCATGGAAGGACTCCAGGTTCTTCCTCTCGAGGATGTTGTTTCTGAGGTTGATATCTTTGTGACCACCACTGGTAACAAGGACATCATCATGGTTGACCAcatgaggaagatgaagaacaATGCCATTGTTTGCAACATTGGTCACTTTGACAATGAAATCGACATGCATGGTCTTGAGACCTTCCCTGGTGTGAAGAGGATCACAATCAAGCCACAAACCGACAGATGGGTCTTCCCAGACACCAACAGTGGCATCATTGTCTTGGCCGAAGGTCGTCTCATGAACTTGGGATGTGCCACTGGACACCCCAGTTTTGTGATGTCTTGCTCTTTCACTAACCAAGTCATTGCCCAACTCGAGTTGTGGAATGAGAGGACCAGTGGCAAATACGAGAAGAAG GTGTATGTTTTGCCAAAGCACCTCGACGAGAAGGTTGCTGCCCTTCATCTTGGAAAGCTTGGAGCCAAGCTCACCAAACTTACCAAGGATCAAGCCGACTACATTAGCGTACCAGTTGAGGGTCCTTACAAGCCTGCTCACTACAGGTACTGA
- the LOC125852591 gene encoding adenosylhomocysteinase isoform X4 yields MALLVEKTTSGREYKVKDMSQADFGRLEIELAEVEMPGLMASRTEFGPSQPFKGAKITGSLHMTIQTAVLIETLTALGAEVRWCSCNIFSTQDHAAAAIARDSAAVFAWKGETLQEYWWCTERALDWGPGGGPDLIVDDGGDATLLIHEGVKAEEEFAKNGTIPDPTSTDNVEFQLVLTIIKESLKTDPLRYTKMKERLVGVSEETTTGVKRLYQMQANGTLLFPAINVNDSVTKSKFDNLYGCRHSLPDGLMRATDVMIAGKVALVAGYGDVGKGCAAAMKQAGARVIVTEIDPICALQATMEGLQVLPLEDVVSEVDIFVTTTGNKDIIMVDHMRKMKNNAIVCNIGHFDNEIDMHGLETFPGVKRITIKPQTDRWVFPDTNSGIIVLAEGRLMNLGCATGHPSFVMSCSFTNQVIAQLELWNERTSGKYEKKVYVLPKHLDEKVAALHLGKLGAKLTKLTKDQADYISVPVEGPYKPAHYRY; encoded by the exons ATGGCTCTACTCGTTGAGAAGACCACCTCTGGCCGCGAGTACAAGGTGAAGGACATGTCCCAGGCAGACTTCGGCAGGCTCGAAATCGAGCTTGCCGAGGTTGAAATGCCTGGTCTCATGGCTTCCCGTACTGAATTCGGCCCTTCACAGCCCTTTAAAGGTGCAAAGATCACTGGATCTCTGCATATGACTATCCAAACTGCTGTCCTTATTGAAACCCTAACTGCTTTGGGTGCTGAAGTTAGATGGTGTTCTTGCAACATCTTCTCAACTCAGGACCATGCTGCAGCAGCCATTGCACGTGATAGTGCTGCTGTTTTTGCCTGGAAAGGTGAGACTTTGCAGGAGTACTGGTGGTGTACTGAGAGGGCACTTGATTGGGGTCCAGGTGGTGGTCCTGATCTGATTGTTGATGATGGAGGTGATGCTACTCTCTTGATTCATGAGGGTGTTAAGGCAGAGGAGGAGTTTGCTAAGAATGGGACAATCCCAGATCCTACTTCTACTGACAATGTTGAGTTTCAACTTGTGCTTACTATTATTAAGGAGAGCTTAAAGACTGATCCTTTAAGGTACACTAAGATGAAGGAGAGACTTGTTGGTGTTTCTGAGGAAACTACCACTGGTGTTAAGAGGCTTTACCAAATGCAGGCTAATGGAACTTTGCTATTCCCTGCTATCAATGTTAATGACTCTGTTACCAAGAGCAAG TTTGACAACTTGTATGGATGCCGCCACTCACTGCCTGATGGTCTCATGAGGGCTACTGATGTTATGATTGCTGGAAAGGTTGCTCTTGTTGCTGGTTATGGAGATGTTGGCAAGGGATGTGCTGCTGCCATGAAACAAGCTGGTGCCCGTGTGATTGTGACTGAGATTGACCCAATCTGTGCTCTTCAGGCTACCATGGAAGGACTCCAGGTTCTTCCTCTCGAGGATGTTGTTTCTGAGGTTGATATCTTTGTGACCACCACTGGTAACAAGGACATCATCATGGTTGACCAcatgaggaagatgaagaacaATGCCATTGTTTGCAACATTGGTCACTTTGACAATGAAATCGACATGCATGGTCTTGAGACCTTCCCTGGTGTGAAGAGGATCACAATCAAGCCACAAACCGACAGATGGGTCTTCCCAGACACCAACAGTGGCATCATTGTCTTGGCCGAAGGTCGTCTCATGAACTTGGGATGTGCCACTGGACACCCCAGTTTTGTGATGTCTTGCTCTTTCACTAACCAAGTCATTGCCCAACTCGAGTTGTGGAATGAGAGGACCAGTGGCAAATACGAGAAGAAGGTGTACGTCTTGCCAAAACACCTTGACGAGAAGGTTGCTGCCCTTCATCTTGGAAAGCTCGGTGCTAAGCTTACCAAACTCACCAAGGATCAAGCTGACTACATTAGCGTACCAGTTGAGGGTCCTTACAAGCCTGCTCACTACAG GTACTGA
- the LOC125852591 gene encoding adenosylhomocysteinase isoform X6, which translates to MALLVEKTTSGREYKVKDMSQADFGRLEIELAEVEMPGLMASRTEFGPSQPFRGAKITGSLHMTIQTAVLIETLTALGAEVRWCSCNIFSTQDHAAAAIARDSAAVFAWKGETLQEYWWCTERALDWGPGGGPDLIVDDGGDATLLIHEGVKAEEEFAKNGTIPDPTSTDNVEFQLVLTIIKESLKTDPLRYTKMKERLVGVSEETTTGVKRLYQMQANGTLLFPAINVNDSVTKSKFDNLYGCRHSLPDGLMRATDVMIAGKVALVAGYGDVGKGCAAAMKQAGARVIVTEIDPICALQATMEGLQVLPLEDVVSEVDIFVTTTGNKDIIMVDHMRKMKNNAIVCNIGHFDNEIDMHGLETFPGVKRITIKPQTDRWVFPDTNSGIIVLAEGRLMNLGCATGHPSFVMSCSFTNQVIAQLELWNERSSGKYEKKVYVLPKHLDEKVAALHLGKLGAKLTKLTKDQADYISVPVEGPYKPAHYRY; encoded by the exons ATGGCTCTACTCGTTGAGAAGACCACCTCTGGCCGCGAGTACAAG GTGAAGGACATGTCCCAGGCTGACTTCGGTAGGCTCGAAATCGAGCTTGCCGAAGTTGAAATGCCTGGTCTCATGGCTTCCCGTACTGAATTTGGCCCTTCACAGCCCTTCAGAG GTGCAAAGATCACTGGATCTCTGCATATGACTATCCAAACTGCTGTCCTTATTGAAACCCTTACTGCTTTGGGTGCTGAAGTTAGATGGTGTTCTTGCAACATCTTCTCAACTCAGGATCATGCTGCAGCAGCCATTGCACGTGATAGTGCTGCTGTTTTTGCCTGGAAAGGTGAGACTTTGCAGGAGTACTGGTGGTGTACTGAGAGGGCACTTGATTGGGGTCCAGGTGGTGGTCCTGATCTGATTGTTGATGATGGAGGTGATGCTACTCTCTTGATTCATGAGGGTGTTAAGGCTGAAGAGGAGTTTGCTAAGAATGGAACAATCCCAGATCCTACTTCTACTGATAATGTTGAGTTTCAACTTGTGCTTACTATTATTAAGGAGAGTTTAAAGACTGATCCTTTAAGGTACACTAAGATGAAGGAGAGACTTGTTGGTGTTTCTGAGGAAACTACCACTGGTGTTAAGAGGCTTTACCAAATGCAGGCTAATGGAACTTTGCTTTTCCCTGCTATTAATGTTAATGACTCTGTTACCAAGAGCAAG TTTGACAACTTGTATGGATGCCGCCACTCACTTCCCGATGGTCTCATGAGGGCTACTGATGTTATGATTGCTGGAAAGGTTGCCCTTGTTGCCGGTTATGGAGATGTCGGCAAGGGATGTGCTGCTGCCATGAAACAAGCAGGTGCCCGTGTTATTGTGACTGAGATTGATCCTATCTGTGCTCTCCAGGCTACCATGGAAGGTCTCCAGGTTCTTCCTCTTGAGGATGTTGTTTCTGAGGTTGATATCTTTGTGACCACAACCGGTAACAAGGACATCATCATGGTTGACCAcatgaggaagatgaagaacaATGCCATCGTCTGCAACATTGGTCACTTTGACAATGAAATTGACATGCATGGTCTTGAGACCTTCCCTGGTGTGAAGAGGATCACAATCAAGCCTCAAACCGACAGATGGGTTTTCCCAGACACCAACAGTGGCATCATTGTCTTGGCCGAGGGTCGTCTCATGAACTTGGGATGTGCCACAGGACACCCCAGTTTTGTGATGTCCTGCTCTTTCACTAACCAAGTCATTGCCCAACTCGAGTTGTGGAATGAAAGGAGCAGTGGCAAATACGAGAAGAAGGTGTATGTTTTGCCAAAGCACCTCGACGAGAAGGTTGCTGCCCTTCATCTTGGAAAGCTTGGAGCCAAGCTCACCAAACTTACCAAGGATCAAGCCGACTACATTAGCGTACCAGTTGAGGGTCCTTACAAGCCTGCTCACTACAGGTACTGA
- the LOC125852591 gene encoding adenosylhomocysteinase isoform X8, translating to MALLVEKTTSGREYKVKDMSQADFGRLEIELAEVEMPGLMASRTEFGPSQPFKGAKITGSLHMTIQTAVLIETLTALGAEVRWCSCNIFSTQDHAAAAIARDSAAVFAWKGETLQEYWWCTERALDWGPGGGPDLIVDDGGDATLLIHEGVKAEEEFAKNGTIPDPTSTDNVEFQLVLTIIKESLKTDPLRYTKMKERLVGVSEETTTGVKRLYQMQANGTLLFPAINVNDSVTKSKFDNLYGCRHSLPDGLMRATDVMIAGKVALVAGYGDVGKGCAAAMKQAGARVIVTEIDPICALQATMEGLQVLPLEDVVSEVDIFVTTTGNKDIIMVDHMRKMKNNAIVCNIGHFDNEIDMHGLETFPGVKRITIKPQTDRWVFPDTNSGIIVLAEGRLMNLGCATGHPSFVMSCSFTNQVIAQLELWNERTSGKYEKKVYVLPKHLDEKVAALHLGKLGAKLTKLTKDQADYISVPVEGPYKPAHYRY from the exons ATGGCTCTACTCGTTGAGAAGACCACCTCTGGCCGCGAGTACAAGGTGAAGGACATGTCCCAGGCAGACTTCGGCAGGCTCGAAATCGAGCTTGCCGAGGTTGAAATGCCTGGTCTCATGGCTTCCCGTACTGAATTCGGCCCTTCACAGCCCTTTAAAGGTGCAAAGATCACTGGATCTCTGCATATGACTATCCAAACTGCTGTCCTTATTGAAACCCTAACTGCTTTGGGTGCTGAAGTTAGATGGTGTTCTTGCAACATCTTCTCAACTCAGGACCATGCTGCAGCAGCCATTGCACGTGATAGTGCTGCTGTTTTTGCCTGGAAAGGTGAGACTTTGCAGGAGTACTGGTGGTGTACTGAGAGGGCACTTGATTGGGGTCCAGGTGGTGGTCCTGATCTGATTGTTGATGATGGAGGTGATGCTACTCTCTTGATTCATGAGGGTGTTAAGGCAGAGGAGGAGTTTGCTAAGAATGGGACAATCCCAGATCCTACTTCTACTGACAATGTTGAGTTTCAACTTGTGCTTACTATTATTAAGGAGAGCTTAAAGACTGATCCTTTAAGGTACACTAAGATGAAGGAGAGACTTGTTGGTGTTTCTGAGGAAACTACCACTGGTGTTAAGAGGCTTTACCAAATGCAGGCTAATGGAACTTTGCTATTCCCTGCTATCAATGTTAATGACTCTGTTACCAAGAGCAAG TTTGACAACTTGTATGGATGCCGCCACTCACTGCCTGATGGTCTCATGAGGGCTACTGATGTTATGATTGCTGGAAAGGTTGCTCTTGTTGCTGGTTATGGAGATGTTGGCAAGGGATGTGCTGCTGCCATGAAACAAGCTGGTGCCCGTGTGATTGTGACTGAGATTGACCCAATCTGTGCTCTTCAGGCTACCATGGAAGGACTCCAGGTTCTTCCTCTCGAGGATGTTGTTTCTGAGGTTGATATCTTTGTGACCACCACTGGTAACAAGGACATCATCATGGTTGACCAcatgaggaagatgaagaacaATGCCATTGTTTGCAACATTGGTCACTTTGACAATGAAATCGACATGCATGGTCTTGAGACCTTCCCTGGTGTGAAGAGGATCACAATCAAGCCACAAACCGACAGATGGGTCTTCCCAGACACCAACAGTGGCATCATTGTCTTGGCCGAAGGTCGTCTCATGAACTTGGGATGTGCCACTGGACACCCCAGTTTTGTGATGTCTTGCTCTTTCACTAACCAAGTCATTGCCCAACTCGAGTTGTGGAATGAGAGGACCAGTGGCAAATACGAGAAGAAG GTGTACGTCTTGCCAAAACACCTCGATGAGAAGGTTGCTGCCCTTCATCTTGGAAAGCTCGGAGCCAAGCTCACCAAACTTACCAAGGATCAAGCTGACTACATCAGCGTACCAGTTGAGGGTCCTTACAAGCCTGCTCACTACAG GTACTGA
- the LOC125852591 gene encoding adenosylhomocysteinase isoform X3 produces MALLVEKTTSGREYKVKDMSQADFGRLEIELAEVEMPGLMASRTEFGPSQPFRGAKITGSLHMTIQTAVLIETLTALGAEVRWCSCNIFSTQDHAAAAIARDSAAVFAWKGETLQEYWWCTERALDWGPGGGPDLIVDDGGDATLLIHEGVKAEEEFAKNGTIPDPTSTDNVEFQLVLTIIKESLKTDPLRYTKMKERLVGVSEETTTGVKRLYQMQANGTLLFPAINVNDSVTKSKFDNLYGCRHSLPDGLMRATDVMIAGKVALVAGYGDVGKGCAAAMKQAGARVIVTEIDPICALQATMEGLQVLPLEDVVSEVDIFVTTTGNKDIIMVDHMRKMKNNAIVCNIGHFDNEIDMHGLETFPGVKRITIKPQTDRWVFPDTNSGIIVLAEGRLMNLGCATGHPSFVMSCSFTNQVIAQLELWNERSSGKYEKKVYVLPKHLDEKVAALHLGKLGAKLTKLTKDQADYISVPVEGPYKPAHYRY; encoded by the exons ATGGCTCTACTCGTTGAGAAGACCAC CTCTGGCCGCGAGTACAAGGTGAAGGACATGTCCCAGGCTGACTTCGGTAGGCTCGAAATCGAGCTTGCCGAAGTTGAAATGCCTGGTCTCATGGCTTCCCGTACTGAATTTGGCCCTTCACAGCCCTTCAGAG GTGCAAAGATCACTGGATCTCTGCATATGACTATCCAAACTGCTGTCCTTATTGAAACCCTTACTGCTTTGGGTGCTGAAGTTAGATGGTGTTCTTGCAACATCTTCTCAACTCAGGATCATGCTGCAGCAGCCATTGCACGTGATAGTGCTGCTGTTTTTGCCTGGAAAGGTGAGACTTTGCAGGAGTACTGGTGGTGTACTGAGAGGGCACTTGATTGGGGTCCAGGTGGTGGTCCTGATCTGATTGTTGATGATGGAGGTGATGCTACTCTCTTGATTCATGAGGGTGTTAAGGCTGAAGAGGAGTTTGCTAAGAATGGAACAATCCCAGATCCTACTTCTACTGATAATGTTGAGTTTCAACTTGTGCTTACTATTATTAAGGAGAGTTTAAAGACTGATCCTTTAAGGTACACTAAGATGAAGGAGAGACTTGTTGGTGTTTCTGAGGAAACTACCACTGGTGTTAAGAGGCTTTACCAAATGCAGGCTAATGGAACTTTGCTTTTCCCTGCTATTAATGTTAATGACTCTGTTACCAAGAGCAAG TTTGACAACTTGTATGGATGCCGCCACTCACTTCCCGATGGTCTCATGAGGGCTACTGATGTTATGATTGCTGGAAAGGTTGCCCTTGTTGCCGGTTATGGAGATGTCGGCAAGGGATGTGCTGCTGCCATGAAACAAGCAGGTGCCCGTGTTATTGTGACTGAGATTGATCCTATCTGTGCTCTCCAGGCTACCATGGAAGGTCTCCAGGTTCTTCCTCTTGAGGATGTTGTTTCTGAGGTTGATATCTTTGTGACCACAACCGGTAACAAGGACATCATCATGGTTGACCAcatgaggaagatgaagaacaATGCCATCGTCTGCAACATTGGTCACTTTGACAATGAAATTGACATGCATGGTCTTGAGACCTTCCCTGGTGTGAAGAGGATCACAATCAAGCCTCAAACCGACAGATGGGTTTTCCCAGACACCAACAGTGGCATCATTGTCTTGGCCGAGGGTCGTCTCATGAACTTGGGATGTGCCACAGGACACCCCAGTTTTGTGATGTCCTGCTCTTTCACTAACCAAGTCATTGCCCAACTCGAGTTGTGGAATGAAAGGAGCAGTGGCAAATACGAGAAGAAGGTGTATGTTTTGCCAAAGCACCTCGACGAGAAGGTTGCTGCCCTTCATCTTGGAAAGCTTGGAGCCAAGCTCACCAAACTTACCAAGGATCAAGCCGACTACATTAGCGTACCAGTTGAGGGTCCTTACAAGCCTGCTCACTACAGGTACTGA
- the LOC125852591 gene encoding adenosylhomocysteinase isoform X5 encodes MALLVEKTTSGREYKVKDMSQADFGRLEIELAEVEMPGLMASRTEFGPSQPFKGAKITGSLHMTIQTAVLIETLTALGAEVRWCSCNIFSTQDHAAAAIARDSAAVFAWKGETLQEYWWCTERALDWGPGGGPDLIVDDGGDATLLIHEGVKAEEEFAKNGTIPDPTSTDNVEFQLVLTIIKESLKTDPLRYTKMKERLVGVSEETTTGVKRLYQMQANGTLLFPAINVNDSVTKSKFDNLYGCRHSLPDGLMRATDVMIAGKVALVAGYGDVGKGCAAAMKQAGARVIVTEIDPICALQATMEGLQVLPLEDVVSEVDIFVTTTGNKDIIMVDHMRKMKNNAIVCNIGHFDNEIDMHGLETFPGVKRITIKPQTDRWVFPDTNSGIIVLAEGRLMNLGCATGHPSFVMSCSFTNQVIAQLELWNERTSGKYEKKVYVLPKHLDEKVAALHLGKLGAKLTKLTKDQADYISVPVEGPYKPAHYRY; translated from the exons ATGGCTCTACTCGTTGAGAAGACCACCTCTGGCCGCGAGTACAAGGTGAAGGACATGTCCCAGGCAGACTTCGGCAGGCTCGAAATCGAGCTTGCCGAGGTTGAAATGCCTGGTCTCATGGCTTCCCGTACTGAATTCGGCCCTTCACAGCCCTTTAAAGGTGCAAAGATCACTGGATCTCTGCATATGACTATCCAAACTGCTGTCCTTATTGAAACCCTAACTGCTTTGGGTGCTGAAGTTAGATGGTGTTCTTGCAACATCTTCTCAACTCAGGACCATGCTGCAGCAGCCATTGCACGTGATAGTGCTGCTGTTTTTGCCTGGAAAGGTGAGACTTTGCAGGAGTACTGGTGGTGTACTGAGAGGGCACTTGATTGGGGTCCAGGTGGTGGTCCTGATCTGATTGTTGATGATGGAGGTGATGCTACTCTCTTGATTCATGAGGGTGTTAAGGCAGAGGAGGAGTTTGCTAAGAATGGGACAATCCCAGATCCTACTTCTACTGACAATGTTGAGTTTCAACTTGTGCTTACTATTATTAAGGAGAGCTTAAAGACTGATCCTTTAAGGTACACTAAGATGAAGGAGAGACTTGTTGGTGTTTCTGAGGAAACTACCACTGGTGTTAAGAGGCTTTACCAAATGCAGGCTAATGGAACTTTGCTATTCCCTGCTATCAATGTTAATGACTCTGTTACCAAGAGCAAG TTTGACAACTTGTATGGATGCCGCCACTCACTGCCTGATGGTCTCATGAGGGCTACTGATGTTATGATTGCTGGAAAGGTTGCTCTTGTTGCTGGTTATGGAGATGTTGGCAAGGGATGTGCTGCTGCCATGAAACAAGCTGGTGCCCGTGTGATTGTGACTGAGATTGACCCAATCTGTGCTCTTCAGGCTACCATGGAAGGACTCCAGGTTCTTCCTCTCGAGGATGTTGTTTCTGAGGTTGATATCTTTGTGACCACCACTGGTAACAAGGACATCATCATGGTTGACCAcatgaggaagatgaagaacaATGCCATTGTTTGCAACATTGGTCACTTTGACAATGAAATCGACATGCATGGTCTTGAGACCTTCCCTGGTGTGAAGAGGATCACAATCAAGCCACAAACCGACAGATGGGTCTTCCCAGACACCAACAGTGGCATCATTGTCTTGGCCGAAGGTCGTCTCATGAACTTGGGATGTGCCACTGGACACCCCAGTTTTGTGATGTCTTGCTCTTTCACTAACCAAGTCATTGCCCAACTCGAGTTGTGGAATGAGAGGACCAGTGGCAAATACGAGAAGAAGGTGTACGTCTTGCCAAAACACCTTGACGAGAAG GTTGCTGCCCTTCATCTTGGAAAGCTCGGAGCCAAGCTCACCAAACTTACCAAGGATCAAGCTGACTACATCAGCGTACCAGTTGAGGGTCCTTACAAGCCTGCTCACTACAG GTACTGA